Part of the Cryomorphaceae bacterium genome is shown below.
AAAATTGAGGCGGTCATGACCGATCGGTTTACCGGCAGCGTGGCACGTGGGGGCTCGGTAAACTTTTACGACGTGTGCTTTAATCCGCACGGCCATGGCACCCATACAGAATGTCTGGGTCATATCACGCCCCAGAAAGAATCGGTAAACGACGCCCTCCAATCCTTTTTTCTAACGGCCAGGCTGATTACCTTAGAGCCGGCTACCCTCAGCAGCGACCGCTCGGAGTGGGTGCGCGCAGGCGATCGGGTGATACTGCCCGAGCAACTCGCCAATGCCATGGGCAAAGCTCCAGTGCAGGCGTTGATTGTGCGCACCCTGCCCAATCCTGAGTCGCGACGTGAAAAAAACTACAGCAGTACCAATCCGGCCTACTTCCTGCCCGAAAGCATGGATTGGCTAAATTCCTTTGGCATTGAGCACCTGCTTACTGACTTGCCCAGCGTGGATCGCGAGGAGGACGGAGGACGGCTGGAGGCTCACCACCGCTTCTGGAATGTGCCGCACAACCCGCAAAAACACAAAACCATCACCGAACTGATTTACGTACCTCACCAGGTGGTTGATGGACTCTACCTGCTTAACCTGCAGGTTGCCGCGCTCGAAAATGACGCCGCGCCCAGTCGCCCGGTGATTTACCCTGCACTACCGATATGAATATTGAGGATTTCAGAGCGTATTGCATCGCCAAACCGGGTGCGGAGGAAAGCTTTCCGTTTGACGAGAACACACTCGTATTTAAGGTGGGCGGAAAAATGTTTTGCGCACTGGATGTGGACGAATTTGAAAGCTTCAACGCCAAATGCGACCCCGACAGAGCCATTGAACTGCGTGAGCGCTATAGCGGTATTCTACCCGGCTACCACATGAGCAAAAAACACTGGAATACGGTTATGGCCGACGGTTCGGTGCCTGATGAACTTATGAAACAGCTGGTTGATGATAGCTATACTCTCGTGTTCAACACGCTACCGCGCAAAAACCGAGATTCCATTCAACCCAAATCACATTGATCATGAAGCAATCCAACATCGCCAAACTCATCGCATCCTGGTTTTTTCAGGGACTGCTCGTTATTGTACCCCTCGCTTTGCTCGGATATGTGGTATATGCCCTGTTTACGTTTCTGGATCGCCTGATTCCGTTTCAAATTCCGGGTTTGGGTATCCTCACCCTACTCGTCATTATAACCTTGCTGGGGTTTTTGGGATCTACCATTGTGGCACAGCCCATCAAAT
Proteins encoded:
- a CDS encoding cyclase family protein translates to MKTTFSIGDVSYQAELQHGHDLSLAVALQGPRAWYVDNPKIEAVMTDRFTGSVARGGSVNFYDVCFNPHGHGTHTECLGHITPQKESVNDALQSFFLTARLITLEPATLSSDRSEWVRAGDRVILPEQLANAMGKAPVQALIVRTLPNPESRREKNYSSTNPAYFLPESMDWLNSFGIEHLLTDLPSVDREEDGGRLEAHHRFWNVPHNPQKHKTITELIYVPHQVVDGLYLLNLQVAALENDAAPSRPVIYPALPI
- a CDS encoding MmcQ/YjbR family DNA-binding protein, giving the protein MNIEDFRAYCIAKPGAEESFPFDENTLVFKVGGKMFCALDVDEFESFNAKCDPDRAIELRERYSGILPGYHMSKKHWNTVMADGSVPDELMKQLVDDSYTLVFNTLPRKNRDSIQPKSH